Proteins encoded by one window of Dreissena polymorpha isolate Duluth1 chromosome 11, UMN_Dpol_1.0, whole genome shotgun sequence:
- the LOC127851465 gene encoding uncharacterized protein LOC127851465 isoform X2, whose translation MHVDLKIMSKYVVVEFATNEVAIVSENWLTDESDGNKKVLWPPMKSSAKLNMAVKQHAEPEDTWVSCAIRRLMYQTDSFEKAQQKAKEAEEESDLQTDADVRQSSVSQKRKHRPNPRFLDSDTEDEESQTRDTCTKRQLVTLTTTKDSDTVMPSPPPKISIPAGTKCDSPMLLGSKSGMSTPKQSKRPGQDATPLLPTSSPQQSAHISSDRPQPIVTGRDISILRSLEEIKQDQREIKAMLATLIQQMHGHVGGQELPEGIVLPVKRLEDVEGIEQRLCDKATFRMLVDYLSNVGGSCVKLMTKRLMAGVLDNQFAKGFNWTGRGKMSFQALKLCLAILQAVKRVFPNTTTSETEFFIKEWLRNASDREGGRKTRTKPSTMASAMAEEDSDH comes from the exons ATGCATGTAGACTTGAAG ATCATGTCAAAATACGTGGTCGTTGAATTTGCCACAAATGAAGTTGCTATTGTGTCGGAAAATTGGCTAACAGATGAATCCGATGGAAACAAGAAGGTGCTCTGGCCCCCAATGAAATCGTCTGCAAAACTTAATATGGCTGTTAAACAACACGCAGAGCCTGAAGATACGTGGGTTTCATGTGCTATCCGCCGGTTGATGTATCAAACAG ATTCCTTTGAAAAAGCCCAGCAGAAGGCTAAAGAGGCTGAAGAGGAGTCGGATCTACAAACAGATGCAGATGTAAGGCAGTCATCAGTTTCTCAAAAAAGAAAACACAG GCCAAATCCACGCTTCCTGGACTCAGACACAGAAGATGAAGAGTCTCAAACGAGGGATACATGTACAAAGAGGCAGTTGGTAACACTAACAACCACCAAAGACTCGGACACCGTCATGCCATCTCCTCCCCCCAAAATCTCCATACCAGCAGGAACGAAATGTGATTCCCCTATGTTGCTGGGGTCAAAATCCGGGATGTCAACACCAAAACAAAGTAAACGGCCAGGTCAAGATGCAACCCCTTTGTTGCCCACATCAAGCCCTCAACAGTCTGCCCACATTTCTTCTGACAGACCACAGCCGATAGTTACAG GAAGGGATATATCTATCCTGCGCTCCTTAGAGGAAATCAAACAGGATCAGCGGGAGATTAAGGCAATGTTGGCCACATTGATCCAGCAAATGCATGGACATGTAGGGGGCCAAGAACTTCCTGAAGGAATCGTCCTTCCAGTGAAAAGATTGGAAGATGTTGAGGGCATAGAACAAAGGCTATGTGATAAAGCCACATTTCGGATGTTG GTTGACTATTTATCCAATGTTGGGGGGTCCTGTGTGAAACTCATGACCAAGCGGCTAATGGCGGGGGTTCTTGACAACCAGTTTGCCAAAGGTTTCAACTGGACCGGGCGTGGAAAGATGTCTTTTCAGGCGCTGAAGCTGTGTTTGGCCATTCTCC AAGCTGTCAAGCGAGTGTTTCCAAACACAACTACCAGTGAGACTGAGTTCTTCATAAAAGAATGGCTGAGAAATGCAAGTGATCGTGAGGGAGGGCGCAAAACCCGCACCAAGCCATCTACGATGGCATCAGCCATGGCTGAAGAAGATTCGGATCATTAG
- the LOC127851465 gene encoding uncharacterized protein LOC127851465 isoform X1: MSIRCKAVSPPDIMSKYVVVEFATNEVAIVSENWLTDESDGNKKVLWPPMKSSAKLNMAVKQHAEPEDTWVSCAIRRLMYQTDSFEKAQQKAKEAEEESDLQTDADVRQSSVSQKRKHRPNPRFLDSDTEDEESQTRDTCTKRQLVTLTTTKDSDTVMPSPPPKISIPAGTKCDSPMLLGSKSGMSTPKQSKRPGQDATPLLPTSSPQQSAHISSDRPQPIVTGRDISILRSLEEIKQDQREIKAMLATLIQQMHGHVGGQELPEGIVLPVKRLEDVEGIEQRLCDKATFRMLVDYLSNVGGSCVKLMTKRLMAGVLDNQFAKGFNWTGRGKMSFQALKLCLAILQAVKRVFPNTTTSETEFFIKEWLRNASDREGGRKTRTKPSTMASAMAEEDSDH, from the exons ATGTCTATCCGATGTAAAGCCGTTTCGCCGCCCGAT ATCATGTCAAAATACGTGGTCGTTGAATTTGCCACAAATGAAGTTGCTATTGTGTCGGAAAATTGGCTAACAGATGAATCCGATGGAAACAAGAAGGTGCTCTGGCCCCCAATGAAATCGTCTGCAAAACTTAATATGGCTGTTAAACAACACGCAGAGCCTGAAGATACGTGGGTTTCATGTGCTATCCGCCGGTTGATGTATCAAACAG ATTCCTTTGAAAAAGCCCAGCAGAAGGCTAAAGAGGCTGAAGAGGAGTCGGATCTACAAACAGATGCAGATGTAAGGCAGTCATCAGTTTCTCAAAAAAGAAAACACAG GCCAAATCCACGCTTCCTGGACTCAGACACAGAAGATGAAGAGTCTCAAACGAGGGATACATGTACAAAGAGGCAGTTGGTAACACTAACAACCACCAAAGACTCGGACACCGTCATGCCATCTCCTCCCCCCAAAATCTCCATACCAGCAGGAACGAAATGTGATTCCCCTATGTTGCTGGGGTCAAAATCCGGGATGTCAACACCAAAACAAAGTAAACGGCCAGGTCAAGATGCAACCCCTTTGTTGCCCACATCAAGCCCTCAACAGTCTGCCCACATTTCTTCTGACAGACCACAGCCGATAGTTACAG GAAGGGATATATCTATCCTGCGCTCCTTAGAGGAAATCAAACAGGATCAGCGGGAGATTAAGGCAATGTTGGCCACATTGATCCAGCAAATGCATGGACATGTAGGGGGCCAAGAACTTCCTGAAGGAATCGTCCTTCCAGTGAAAAGATTGGAAGATGTTGAGGGCATAGAACAAAGGCTATGTGATAAAGCCACATTTCGGATGTTG GTTGACTATTTATCCAATGTTGGGGGGTCCTGTGTGAAACTCATGACCAAGCGGCTAATGGCGGGGGTTCTTGACAACCAGTTTGCCAAAGGTTTCAACTGGACCGGGCGTGGAAAGATGTCTTTTCAGGCGCTGAAGCTGTGTTTGGCCATTCTCC AAGCTGTCAAGCGAGTGTTTCCAAACACAACTACCAGTGAGACTGAGTTCTTCATAAAAGAATGGCTGAGAAATGCAAGTGATCGTGAGGGAGGGCGCAAAACCCGCACCAAGCCATCTACGATGGCATCAGCCATGGCTGAAGAAGATTCGGATCATTAG
- the LOC127851465 gene encoding uncharacterized protein LOC127851465 isoform X3, whose translation MSKYVVVEFATNEVAIVSENWLTDESDGNKKVLWPPMKSSAKLNMAVKQHAEPEDTWVSCAIRRLMYQTDSFEKAQQKAKEAEEESDLQTDADVRQSSVSQKRKHRPNPRFLDSDTEDEESQTRDTCTKRQLVTLTTTKDSDTVMPSPPPKISIPAGTKCDSPMLLGSKSGMSTPKQSKRPGQDATPLLPTSSPQQSAHISSDRPQPIVTGRDISILRSLEEIKQDQREIKAMLATLIQQMHGHVGGQELPEGIVLPVKRLEDVEGIEQRLCDKATFRMLVDYLSNVGGSCVKLMTKRLMAGVLDNQFAKGFNWTGRGKMSFQALKLCLAILQAVKRVFPNTTTSETEFFIKEWLRNASDREGGRKTRTKPSTMASAMAEEDSDH comes from the exons ATGTCAAAATACGTGGTCGTTGAATTTGCCACAAATGAAGTTGCTATTGTGTCGGAAAATTGGCTAACAGATGAATCCGATGGAAACAAGAAGGTGCTCTGGCCCCCAATGAAATCGTCTGCAAAACTTAATATGGCTGTTAAACAACACGCAGAGCCTGAAGATACGTGGGTTTCATGTGCTATCCGCCGGTTGATGTATCAAACAG ATTCCTTTGAAAAAGCCCAGCAGAAGGCTAAAGAGGCTGAAGAGGAGTCGGATCTACAAACAGATGCAGATGTAAGGCAGTCATCAGTTTCTCAAAAAAGAAAACACAG GCCAAATCCACGCTTCCTGGACTCAGACACAGAAGATGAAGAGTCTCAAACGAGGGATACATGTACAAAGAGGCAGTTGGTAACACTAACAACCACCAAAGACTCGGACACCGTCATGCCATCTCCTCCCCCCAAAATCTCCATACCAGCAGGAACGAAATGTGATTCCCCTATGTTGCTGGGGTCAAAATCCGGGATGTCAACACCAAAACAAAGTAAACGGCCAGGTCAAGATGCAACCCCTTTGTTGCCCACATCAAGCCCTCAACAGTCTGCCCACATTTCTTCTGACAGACCACAGCCGATAGTTACAG GAAGGGATATATCTATCCTGCGCTCCTTAGAGGAAATCAAACAGGATCAGCGGGAGATTAAGGCAATGTTGGCCACATTGATCCAGCAAATGCATGGACATGTAGGGGGCCAAGAACTTCCTGAAGGAATCGTCCTTCCAGTGAAAAGATTGGAAGATGTTGAGGGCATAGAACAAAGGCTATGTGATAAAGCCACATTTCGGATGTTG GTTGACTATTTATCCAATGTTGGGGGGTCCTGTGTGAAACTCATGACCAAGCGGCTAATGGCGGGGGTTCTTGACAACCAGTTTGCCAAAGGTTTCAACTGGACCGGGCGTGGAAAGATGTCTTTTCAGGCGCTGAAGCTGTGTTTGGCCATTCTCC AAGCTGTCAAGCGAGTGTTTCCAAACACAACTACCAGTGAGACTGAGTTCTTCATAAAAGAATGGCTGAGAAATGCAAGTGATCGTGAGGGAGGGCGCAAAACCCGCACCAAGCCATCTACGATGGCATCAGCCATGGCTGAAGAAGATTCGGATCATTAG